The genomic interval CCCTCGTAGGCATGGAGATCCTCGGAACCACGCTGCGTATCTGCGTCGACGACCTGGAGGCCTCGGTGGCCTTCTACGAGGGGCTGACGAGCACGTCGGCCCTGCGCTATGAGCGCGGTGGGGTGTCGGTGGCCGCGATCGGCTGCTTCCTGTTGATGAGCGGGCCCGAGTCGGAGCTGGAGGTGCTCCGCAAGGTGGGCGCGACCATCGCCGTCAAGGACGTCGACGAGGCGAACGCCGCGCTGACCCGGGCGGGCGCGCGGGTCATCGCGGGACCGGTGCCGACCCCGGCGGGCCGTAACCTCATCGCGCTGCACCCGGACGGCTCGGTCTTCGAGTACGTGGACCGCAACGTCACCGTCTGACCGGCCGCCCGGGTGCGAGTCGGTCACTCCTGGGGCGGGCGCATGCGGAAGTCGTAGGCGTCCGGCAGCGGTTCGTCGCTGAGGGACGCCCACAGCTCGCCGAGGATGCCGGCCCCTTCGCGCAGGTCGGCGACCTCGAATCCGGCGTCGAAGATCTCCCGGGCCGCCCCGGTGTCTCCCTCGGCGACCAGGGTCCGGGCGAGAAGCAGCCGGAAGCGTCCGCGCTCACGGATCCCGCCCGGAAGCCCGGCCAGCAGCGCCCGGGCCGCCCCGGCCCGGCCGGCCGACAGGTGGGCCTCGACGGTCTCGCGGGCCAGGGCGACGAGGAGGGCCGTGCCCTCCGCCGACGCCGTGAGGTCCTCCGCTCCGGGGGTCCCGAGGTCCGCGAAGGCCTCGGCGTACAGTTCGGCGGCGTGGGCCGGCCTGCCGCTCTCCTCGGCGGCGACCGCGAGGCAGCGCAGCAGGGGCCAGCGCGGCGCGGGGCCGCTCTCCAGGCCGCGTTCCCAGCTGCGGACGGCCTGGGCCCGGTCATCCGCGTGCCACTGCGCGATGCCGAGGTGGTATTCGGTGTGCGGGTCGGCGTCGGCGGTCTCCAGCATGTCCCGCCAGGGCGGTGAGACCGGTGTCGGGCCGGGTATACCGTCCGGGTCCGGCTTCGGCAGGGTCCCGTGCTCCAGCAACTCCCGCCAGGGGGCCTGCTGGGCGCCGATGGCGGCGGCGGGGAACGGGGTGCCGGGCAGCCGGTGGCCGCCCCGCAGCACCTCCAGCGCGCCCCAGCCGGAGCCGGTGGCGATCACTTCGCCCGGTTCGGCGTCGGCGTGCGGCAGCCAGGCGGCGTACGCCTCGTCCACCGCGCCGCGCGGGAGAGCCTCCTCCAGCCGCGCGGCGGCCTCCTCGGTGGCCGCGGCCCAGTCCCGGCCGTGCACGGCGGCCGGGTCCGCGGAGAGCGGACCGTAGGACTCCAGCCAGCTGAACGCGGCGCCCGCCTCCAGCGGGACGTGCTCCAGCTGGGTGCGGGACAGCCCGGCCTGGATCTCCACGTAGCCGCCGTTCCCGGGCCCGTTCAGCCACTCCTGCCAGCGGCGGCCGCCCCTCCCGTGGCCCCAGCGGAACAGTTTGCGGCCGCGCAGCAGGTCGGTGGAGGTCTGGGCGAGTCCGTGACCGTCCTCGTCGAGCGCGGCGATCCAGCGCCGGGCGCCGTCGGGCAGCTCGTAGAAGTGGTCGGCGGGGTACTCGGAGCGCAGTGGATAGGTGTGGTCGAGGCCGCCCGACTCCGGGACGCCGACCCGGGTGAGCGCGTGGTCGTAGCCGAAGTGCCAGGCCTCGTCGGCCGGGGCCAGGACGCGGGTACCCGCGGTCTCCGGGACGGCGGTGTTGGACCACCAGTAGACCGGTGCGGGCTGTTCGTGCGGGTTGCGTATCCGCACGCCGACGTGGAGGAAGTCGGAGTCGTCGGGGAGCCAGAGGTCCACCTGGAAGGGCAGGTCGCGCAGTCGCTCCCATTCCCAGAGCCGGACCATCGTGGAGCCGTCGGGGGCGGGCACCAGCGCGGCGTGGAGCGGTGCGCAGGACAGGGTGGTGTGGCCGGTGGCGCCGATGTTCCACTCGATCCC from Streptomyces sp. CA-278952 carries:
- a CDS encoding VOC family protein, whose translation is MEILGTTLRICVDDLEASVAFYEGLTSTSALRYERGGVSVAAIGCFLLMSGPESELEVLRKVGATIAVKDVDEANAALTRAGARVIAGPVPTPAGRNLIALHPDGSVFEYVDRNVTV
- a CDS encoding DUF5107 domain-containing protein — translated: MATTVRRAVLNLPAAPLGPENPLPPLRTPAPPPVLDPRERAGLPRDMARQLGHRPLRTVLPTRLLDGYGRERTPTGIDAVVIENARLRVTVLPGLGGRIHSLHHKPTGRELLHRNPVLQPAAFALNGAWFSGGIEWNIGATGHTTLSCAPLHAALVPAPDGSTMVRLWEWERLRDLPFQVDLWLPDDSDFLHVGVRIRNPHEQPAPVYWWSNTAVPETAGTRVLAPADEAWHFGYDHALTRVGVPESGGLDHTYPLRSEYPADHFYELPDGARRWIAALDEDGHGLAQTSTDLLRGRKLFRWGHGRGGRRWQEWLNGPGNGGYVEIQAGLSRTQLEHVPLEAGAAFSWLESYGPLSADPAAVHGRDWAAATEEAAARLEEALPRGAVDEAYAAWLPHADAEPGEVIATGSGWGALEVLRGGHRLPGTPFPAAAIGAQQAPWRELLEHGTLPKPDPDGIPGPTPVSPPWRDMLETADADPHTEYHLGIAQWHADDRAQAVRSWERGLESGPAPRWPLLRCLAVAAEESGRPAHAAELYAEAFADLGTPGAEDLTASAEGTALLVALARETVEAHLSAGRAGAARALLAGLPGGIRERGRFRLLLARTLVAEGDTGAAREIFDAGFEVADLREGAGILGELWASLSDEPLPDAYDFRMRPPQE